The Oryzias melastigma strain HK-1 linkage group LG20, ASM292280v2, whole genome shotgun sequence genome includes the window GTCAGTCctgatttattcatttagatcacatgtcaaagtcaaggcccgggggccggatccggccctccagatcatttgattttattgttattaatgtccgatgttatcttgtgctcatttctaactagtttaaattttgacaaaatatatttttatggagagtaaaatattaaagttatttaaggtttaagttgatttattctggaataatattcctgccaatttaggatttttcagttttttagactattttggaatttagctaatttttcagccaCATTATAGGCGTTTAGacctatttattttattttttgtcttttgggctattttgaagtttaggtatttttacagctacattctggctgttttggctagcctaagttttttttttgtttcgtttttttgggcttatttggcatttagctaatattttagctggctatcagcttcagtgatttcaactatcaatttcagcatcttcagcggccaaattcaggttacagcattcacactaacattatttcAGGTGATGCTATTTATCAAGTTcatcattatattaaaaagttacatctttaaagttttaaatatttagttttattgtgttcgataaatgtttatcctgttcaacttaaggtgtgttttggattttagccagttgtgcgatcgagtttgacactccaGGTTTAGACTCATCTAAACCTGCAGAAGTTCCTCTGTAATGAGGAAGCTGAATCCTACCAGGAAGTTGGAGAGGTTCTTCATTCTGTCCACCACGTTCTTTATGGTCTTCAGAGGCGGCAGGTAGATGCTGACCTGTGGGaggagtttatttaaatcaccACTTtgatcagagaaaaacaaaaacacggtTCTCACATCAAAGTCCGGCATGCTCGGCTCCTTTAGCTCGTGCCAGAGTCTTGTGGGGATCACGTCCACCGGAACGTCATGAGTGACCACCCTGCTGATGCTCGACATGGTGGGCTGGAAGAGAGGAGAAGCAACAGATGAAGCACAAAGATCTGGAGATGAAAACCTGTTTGTGAGATGTAAGTGAGTCCACCAAAAAACTCAGTAAGActctaatgctgcgttcacactgaaagCGATCTGTGTCCAGAGAGATcaggtttagttatttttaaaaagctctacAAAACCACgggtaatcacgtctccatgtctggattcatgagatcattcagagattctcccacttcttcaccatctactgcaaaAACTACGTCTAAATGAcagacgctttcagcggtacttctgtctgtctgtgaccCAGTTTCACGACTTGCTGTCCTGCACTAGTCCAATGAaggaaataatcaaaataagaaTGAAATTAGAGGatctttttgttaatttgtccacataaaaaaagcataaatttcaggaggaaaacaatcagatgtTGGTTTTGGAATCCTACTGATCAAGTCATAAACATGTCACAGgtcaaagctgagttcctgattggttaatGTGACACATCTTCTCTGCCAAAGTTCAGTTATTTGAACTGAAGTTCAAATAAAGTCGCTCCACAGGACATCTCAATGCGTCTGTACAGACTTGACATTCAAACTACTCCCCATTTAGTGAAAGCAGCACCTCCCTCACACCCCACTCATCCTCATCCAGTCATGGTTCTGATGGTCACACGGCCCAAACACTTAGATCCGGGTCAAGCCTGCAGCTTGGTGAATACTCACAAGTGTTGACAGCAGGCGATGCTTAAAGCTTCAAATAAACGCAATACTTGGAACATCATGAATGTGAGAACCCAGACGATCGATAAATAAATTAACCCAGCAGAACCACACCAAACCCAGGAAATGTAAACTGAGACTGGGAGCTCACTCGTAGTCAGCTATATGATGAAACTCTAGGGTGAAGTCCTCAGAGCAGGACTTACTTACCAGCTCAGCACTGACAGTCAGACAGGGGCAATGCTTCTTGGTCAGTTTGACTTTAACAGATTTGGCATTCTGGACCGTCTTCAGGGCTCTGGACAGGTTCTCTGGAGCCACCTCCAGACAAATCTCATTGTTCTCTGGGTTAAAGCCCTCCATCTGGTACTCGTCAAAGAAGTTAgcctgaaggaggaggaagcaGCAAGGTCAGCAGAAGGCACGAAAATTCATCTGTTATCAAAATTagaattatatttaaaatattcctGTAATGCCACATCCAAACCAAAGGATGGCAGGTGAGCTCACCTGTGACAGCTCACACCACATGCCGACTCCTCCATTGGCCACTTTCCCCGACAGGACAAAGAAGAGTTTGTCCGGGTTGAGCCGCAGCACGCACGTCTTGGTCAGCTTGGAGATGGTGGTGACGACTCCTGGAGGAAGTTATCAACCACTGTCAGTCCTGAACACACGGAGCCCGCTCACATGCAGACATAGACATTCATACCACGTGCACCCCGCATGCTCAGCATTTTCACACCTCCTGCTATTGGAGGCTTTCAGCCAACATTTAGACAGGACAATGGGATTTCCTTCAAAAAATAGTAGCGATTATCCTACAATAATGTGCCAGATTCACAGTAACGTTTTTGGcacttgtatttatttcatatttttgcatctGTGCGTTTATAAGATAAAGGAATCCAGGTTGTTTGGGCCAACAGcagttttcttcttcatttttaagacattaaaaaagtttatattatTGGTAATGATTGAATGatgaaataattgtttaaagttattcaaacatgttttaaattgaCATAAAGGGCCGACACAAACATTTCAACTACAGAAATGCACGACAGTGGTTAAAAGCGCCCCAAAGACATCCTCGCTTAAACTACATTTCCCAAAATGCAACGGgacaagacaaacatttttttcaaagttgtcACTCAGCAGAAACATATTAAATGGGTTTTCTGGATACATTAAACAAGACTTTGACATGACGTGAAAGTGtgtaatttgtgtttaaatCCAGATAAAAATGGCTCGTGGTAAAGATCGCATCATCACCGGCGGTCTATTTTCGGTAGTTTCCCGCGGTTTG containing:
- the hus1 gene encoding checkpoint protein HUS1, which encodes MRFRGKIVDVACLNHFTRVVTTISKLTKTCVLRLNPDKLFFVLSGKVANGGVGMWCELSQANFFDEYQMEGFNPENNEICLEVAPENLSRALKTVQNAKSVKVKLTKKHCPCLTVSAELPTMSSISRVVTHDVPVDVIPTRLWHELKEPSMPDFDVSIYLPPLKTIKNVVDRMKNLSNFLVIEANMNGKMNLKIETDLVSVSTHFRDLGNPPSGDGASQDGSPTRDPHSMAEVRVDIRKLQQFLVGQQVNPSKSMCNIVHQSVVHLILLHEDVSLQYFIPSVA